The Streptomyces sp. R28 region TGGTCGTCGTCCACCTGGCTCTCCCCCACGATTCGCCCGCCCTCCTCGCGGAACGCCGTCTTGAACGTCTCCGCCAAGGAGTGGCCGTAGACCTGCTTGTCGTCGATGACGAAAGCCCTGCGGCGTCCGTCCCATTCGTGCAGGTATCCGGCCGCGGCGGGCCCCTGGGCCATGTCGTTGACCACCGTGCGGAAGTAGGTGTCGTAGGGCCTGGACCGTGGGCCATCCAGCCAGTCGGCGCCCAGAGTGAGCTCGGGAGCGGAGTTCGCGGGTGAGACCTGGGGCAGGTGTGCCTGGACGAAGACCTCCTGCATGGGATTTGCGACGGATGCGTTGAACGGCCCCACGACTCCGACCACGTCGGAGTCGGCGACGAACTTCGTGGCGTTCACCTGCCCCGTGGCGGGCTGGGCCTTGTCGTCCAGGGCCTGGACCTTGAACGTGACACCGGGGACGAAGTCGTCCTTGTTCGCCTTCTCCACGGCCAGCTCTGCCGAGTTCTTGATTCCCTTGCCCAACTCCGCGAGGTCACCGCTCAGGGGAACGCTCACCCCGATCCCGACGGTGAGCTTGTTCTTCGTGTCCCCGGAGTTGCCGGAGTTCCCGGACCCGCCGCCGTCCGACGATCCGCCCCTCGCCCCCTCCCCGAAGACGGAGTCCAGCATCAGGGGAAGCATCCCCAGCGCGGCGACCAGCACGGTGGACACCACCACGACCGTCCGGCGACTGAGCCGCCTGCGACGCCCTCTCACCGCCGAGGAGCCGGCCGTGCCCGCGGCGTTCTCAGCCGGTGCGTCGTCGGCGGGTTCGTCCTTGGTCGACGTGCCCTCGGGCGGCGGTGGCGGGGGCTCGGGCGGCCGGTAGCGGTTGCGGGCCAGGGCGATCGCACCCGCTGTGTTGCCGTTGCGCTGCTGGGGCTTCGGCATGCCCTTGGCCGTCAGGGAGCCGTACAGATGCTGATACAGCGTCATCATGGTGAGAAGAGGTGGCGCCTGCGGGATCCCCTTTTCGAGGGCACCGATCAGCTCACCGGTGAACGCGGTGTACCTCTCCCCCGGCGGTGCCAGCGCCGTCCTGGTCTCCGACGTCGCGGTCAGCACGAACGTACCGCTGATGTCGGACATCCCGCCGAGCCCCGAGGACGACATCGCGCCGTGCAGGGCGAGGCCGCTCCAGCAGCAGTCCAGGATCACCACCTTGCGGCGTGCCCGGGCCTGCGGGGCCAGCAGGAGCTCGCGGATGTCCTGGTAGCGCAGGGCGCTGTAGAGGAGCCGGGGGTTGGTGCGGGGAAGGCCGAGATAGAGCTCGTTGGACAGCTCGTGCACGAAGCCGTGCCCCGCGTAGTAGACGAGGAGGGTGTCCTCGGCCTCGTCGGCGAGGCGGGCGACCTCTTCCAGCGCCTGGTCGCGGTCGGGTTCCGGGAGCATGCGTACGTGGTCGGGTGCCAGGCCCCATACGCTCGGGTCGCCTAGGAGCTCCGCGAGCCGGGTCAGGTTGCGGGACACGGCGGGCAGCGGTTCGAGGCCGGGGTCGGCGAAGGAATGGGCGCCGATCAGCAAGGCTCTGCTGAGCGCCGGTTCGGAGAGTTCGCTCATGGCCGGGGGCGGTCGAGCGTGGCGGCCGTCGCCGGGGTGCCGTCATCCGGCTCGGCGGTCGGCGCGGTCAGCTGTCTCACCAGCCGTTCGATCTGCTCGGCGTCGGCGCCGCTCACGGTCACGGTGACGCCCTCACGTTCCACTTGGACGCGCGGTGCGTTCCCCCGCGACCGGCGCCAGGTCGCCACGGCCACGAGCAGTCCCCCCAGGCCCACCGCGTTGCTGAGCACGACGTCGATCAGATCCAGGCCGGGGCCCATGGCGCCCGGTGTCGCGTTCCTGCCGCGCAGGGTGAGAGTCGCGCCTGCCGAGTCGGGGTCCCGCAGCAGCCAACGCTGCAGTGCGCGGAGCTGTCCCCCGTCGTCGTCGAGCACGGTGATACCGAGCCGCATGCTTCCCCCTCGCACGCTCGCACGCCGCCTATTTCGGCACGATGCCGGTGATTTTCGGCATCATAGCGACGCCACGAGCACTCGGCGTCGACTGTGGAAAAGCAGTTCCCTATCTGCTCCGCAGCCGTCCCCCGCGGAGCAGATACCGCGCATGGATGTGACGCGAACCAGCCGCGAGCGATCAGCTACGGAGGAATTCGAAGGGCATCGTGCAGGAAGTGCCGCGCGGGGGCGTGCCCGGCCTCGACCGGGACGAGTAGGGTCGAGGACCATGAAACTGGCGTTCTCCACCCTCGGCGTCCCCGGTCTCCCTCTCCCCGACGTGCTGCGGCTCGCGACCGCGCACGGGTACCACGGCGTCGAGTTGCGCACCCACCCGGAGGAGCCGGTGCACACCGGCCTGGATGCCGCCCAGCGGGCGGACGTGGTGGGCGATTTCAAGGCGGCGGGCATCGAGCTGCTGGGGCTCGCCGGGTACGCGCGCGTGGCCGCGCCGGGTGACGACGGGCCCGTGATCGAGGAGATCCGCACCCTCCTCGACCTGGCCCACGACCTCGGCGCCGGCTTCGTCCGCGTCTTCCCCGGCGCCGACCCCGAGCAGAGCCGGCAGTCGGCGGACGCGATCGCCGCGCGGCGCCTCGGTACGGCCGCGGAGTACGCCGCCGACATGGGCGTACGGATCCTGCTGGAGACCCACGACTCGCACCGCACCGGCGCCGACGCGATCCGCGTCCTCGGCCTGGTCGGCCACCGCCACGTCGGCTCGCTGTGGGACGTCATGCACACCTGGCTGGGCGGCGAGCAGCCCTCGGAGAGCTACGCGGCCCTCTCCCCGTACCTCGGCTACGTCCAGGTCAAGGACATCGCCTCCGCCGACGACACGACCCCGCTCCCGCTCGGCACCGGGGTGCTGCCGCTCGCCGAGTGCGTGGAGGTGCTCTCCCGGCACGGCTGGGACGGCTGGCTGTGCTGGGAGTACGAGAAGCGGTGGTACGAGGCCGCCGCACCGCTCGACGGACTGCTGGACGCGGGCCGGGAGCACCTTTCCCGGCTGCTGAACGAGTCGGCCTAGGCCCGGTCGGGCCCGGTGCCCGTAACCGGGTCCGTCCGCACCCGGCGCCCGTAATTCGCTGGCCCGGCACGAGGGCGGCCGTATAGCGTCCCCCCTCGTGCCCGAACCCGCCCCGCGCCCCGTCATGCCCTCATGAGCCTCGCCCGTACGTTGATCGACGTACGGCCGCTGCGCACGTCCCCCGCCTTCCGGCGGCTGCTGATCGGGCGGACGGTGTCCGTGCTCGGCAGCTTCATGACCATGGTGACCGTGATGTTCCAGGTCTGGGACATGACGCACAGCGCGGTCTGGAGCGGTGCGGTCGGCCTCGCGCAGGCGCTGCCCCTGGTGGGTGTGGGCCTGCTCGCCGGGTCGTGGGTGGACCGGGGCGACCGGCGGCGGATCTTTCTGGTCGCCACCGTCGGGCAGGCGGTCTGTGTGCTGCTCCTCGCGGTGCAGGGCTTCACGGGGCATGTGCCGGTCGCCGGGATCCTCGCCCTGGTGGCGGCCGGCTCCTGCTTCGGCGCGGTCGGCGGTCCGGCGGCGGGCGTGTTCGTGCCGCGGCTGCTGCCCAAGGAGCAGGTGGCGGCCGGGCTGGCCCTCAACCAGGTCACCGGCCAGGCGATGATGCTGCTCGGCCCGGCGCTGGGCGGGCTGTTCCTCGGCTGGTTCGGCATCGGCGTCTGCTATCTGCTGGACGCCCTGAGCTTCGGCGTCGCCTTCTACGGCGCCTTCGGTCTGCCCGCGCTGCCGCCCGAGGGCGAGCCGGCGCGGGCCGGGCTGCACGGCGTCCTGGACGGCCTGCGCTTCCTGGCCGGCAACCGGGTGGTGCGCGGCGCGCTCATCACCGACCTCGCCGCCACGATCCTCTCCATGCCGGTCAGCCTCTTCCCCCTGATCAACGCCGAACGCTTCGGCGGCAACCCGCGCACCCTCGGCCTGTTCCTGTCGGCGGTCGCGGTGGGCGGCGTCACGGCGACGGCCCTGTCGGGTTCGCTCACCCGCCTGGGCCGCCCCGGTCTGGTGATGCTGTGCGGGGCGGCGTCGTGGGGCACCGCGCTGGCGTTGTTCGGCCTGACGACCAGCCCGTGGGCGGGGCTCGGGCTGCTGGTGGTGGCGGGTGCCGCGGACGCCCTGTCGGTCGTCTCACGCAGCACGATCGTCCAGACCCGTACCCCGGACGCCCTGCTGGGCCGGGTGACGGCCGCCGAGCAGATCGTCGGCCAGGCGGGGCCGCATCTCGGCAATCTGCGCGGTGGCCTGGTCGCCGGCTGGTCGTCCGGCGCGACCGCCCTGGTCACGGGCGGGCTGCTGTGCGTGCTGGCGGTGGCCTACGTCGGTGCGAGCACGCCGGAGTTGCGGGACGGCGCGGCTACCGCGGACGGGCCGTGAGCGGCGCGGTGGGGTCCAGGCACCACCCCAGTACGGCGGGCCAGGGGCCGTAACCGGCGTCCAGGTCGAGGTGGGCGGCTCCGGGGAGGATGTCGGTCGGGAGGTCGAGGGGGCGGCCGTAAAGGGTGTCGGCGCCCTCCTCGCAGTACGGGTCGTCGTCGCCGGCGACCAGGCGGGTGGGGCCGGGGAGGGTGAACTCCAGGGGCGGCGGGGCGAATCGGGCGACCTCCGGGTGCCGAGCGAGCACGGCGCCGGACGGCGGGGCGACGAGCAGCACCCGGTCCACGGCGTCGAGCCCGGGCAGCCCGCGCGCGACGGCGTGCAGCCACAGCACGGCGGACAGACTGTGCGCGACCACGACGCGCTCCTGCCCTGTCTCCGACCCTGCCTCCGACCCCGCCTCCGACCTCGCGTCGAGTCCGCCGAGATGCCGGGCCAACTCCTCCAGCCAGACCTCGAGTTCGGGGTCGTCGGGGTCGGGCAGCTGCGGGTGGTCGACCTGGTGGCCGAGCTCGGTGAGACGGTCGGCGAGCCAGTGCTGCCAGTGGTCCTTGGGGCGGCGGTTCTGCCAGCCGTGGAGGATGAGGTAGGCGGTCATGGCGTCGATGGTTTCCGACCACCGTCGCGCCGGTCCAGTTAATCTTTTGCGGTGGAACCGTTAAGCGAGAGCTTCAGCATCGATCTGCGCCGCCTGACCGTCCTGCGCGAACTCCAACGCCGGGGCAGCCTCGCCCGCACCGCGCAGGCCCTGCATCTGACGCCGTCGGCGGTCTCGCAGCAGATCGCGGCGCTGGCCCGCGAGGCAGGCGTACCCCTGACCCAGCGGAAGGGAAGAGGCGTACGCCTCACCGGCCAGGCCCGGGTGCTGCTCGCGCACGCCGACCTGATCGCGGCCCAACTGGAGCGGGCACGGGCCGACTTGGCGGCGTACGGGGACGGCGGGCGCGGGTCGGTGACGATCGGCTGCTTCTCCAGCGCGATCCTGGGCCTGCTGCCGGAAGCGCTGACGGCACTGCGCGAGCGTCTGCCGCACGTCCGTGTCGACGTGGTGGAGGCCGAGCCGCCGGACCTGTTCACGGCGCTCGACGGGGGCGAGGTCGACGTGGCCGTGGCGGTGGACTTCGCGGCGACACCGCCGTACGCGGACCGCCGCTACCACCGGATCGACCTGTGCACGGACGTCCTGGACATCGCCGTCCCGTCCGGCCACCGTCTCGCCGACGGTGACCGCGTCGACCTGCGGGAGCTGGCCACGGAGCCGTGGATCGTGGGCGACGCGCGCAGCTGCTGCGGCGCGGTGGCACGGTCGGTGTGCGCGGCGGCGGGTTTCACACCGGACATCCGGCATGCGGTCAACGACTGGGGCGCGCTGGCGGCCCTGGTGGAGGCGGGACAGGGCGTGGCCCTGATCCCACGCCTGGTGCACCCCCTGTACGCGCACCGCCGTATCGCCCTGCTGACGACGCGGGGCACTCCCCCGTCCCGGAACGTCTTCGCGGCGGTACGGACGGGCGCGGAGGGCGACCCGGTCCTGGCCGCCGTACGGAATCAGCTGTCGGTGTCCGCCAGGGAGTTGACGACACCCGCACCAGCTTGAAGCTCACCGGACAACCCCCGTCACAACCGCGCGCGCAACGCCCCGAACTCCTCGTGGAAATGCGGGAAGGTCTTCCGTACGCACCCGGGGTCGTCGAACGAAATGCCCGGCGTCCGAAGCCCGGTCACCGCGAAGGACATCACGATGCGGTGGTCGCCGTAGGTCTTGACCTGCGTTCCCGCGGGCGTACCCGGCTGGATCTCGATCCAGTCCGGCCCTGTGGTCACCTCCACCCCCAGCCGCCGCAGGTTCTCCGCACAGGCCTCCAGCCGGTCGCACTCCTTCACCCGTGTGTTCGCCACGTCCTCGATCCGTACCGGCCCGGAGGCGAACGGTGCGATGGCCGCGAGGGTCGGCATGGTGTCGGAGATGTCCCGCATGTTGACGGTGACGCCCCGCAGTTCGCCGGTCCCCCGGACCGTCGTCGACTCCGTGCCCACCGACACCTGCGCGCCCATCCGCCGCAGGACGTCGACGAAGCCCAGGTCGCCCTGGAGCGCCCCTTCGCCCAGGCCCGGAACCGTCACCTCGCCGCCCGTGACGGCCGCCGCCGCGAAGAAGTAGCTCGCGGTCGACGCGTCGGGCTCCACCGCGTAGGTCGTCGCCCGGTAACCGCCCGGCGGGACGACGAAGACGTTCCCCTCGCGCCGTACCTCCACCCCGAACGCCCGCATCATCGCGATCGTGATCTCGACGTACGGCACCGAGACGAGGTCGGTGACGGTGATGCGCAGGCCCTTGCGGGTCATCGGCCCCAGCAGCAACAGCGCCGTCAGGTACTGCGACGACTGCCCCGCGTCCAGCGTCACGCCCCCGCCCTCGACGCCGGCCGCCGTCACCGTCAGCGGGTGATGGCCCTCCTTCTCCGCGTGCCGCAGGTCCACGCCCAGGTCGCGCAGGGCCCGGGTGAGCGGCAGCAGGGGGCGGCGGCGCATCTGCGGCGAGGCGTCGAAGCGGTAGGTGCCGTGGCCGGTCGCGGCGAGCGTCGGCAGGAAGCGGGCCGTCGTCGCGCCGTCCCGGCAGTAGACGTCGGCCTCGGCGGCGGCAGGGCCCTGCGGACGGCCGTCGACCTGCCAGGTGCCCGGGGTCCGGCCGACCCGGTAGCCGAGCCGTACCAGCCCCTCGGCGAAGCCCTCCGTGTCGTCCGAGCGGAGCGGGCGCCGAAGGGTGGTGACACCGTCGGCGGCGGCCGCCAGGAAGAGGGCACGGGCGGTGATGGACTTGGAACCGGGGACGTCGACTGCGGGCATGCCCTCATGATCGCCCGGGTGCCGGCTTCGGCGCCGCGACGTCCACGGGATGGACCCGCACGGCCCTGACCCGTCACTCGCCCGACCTCTCGCCCGATGCCCACGCGTCCCGTGGAACGCGGCGGCCCCGGGCGTACCTGGTTCGCGGATTCCGGCCGTCCCCGGGAACCCAGCCCCACCCGCGCTCGTCCAACCCGCGCGCTGCCGGAGAGTCACCGTGGTCCGGTGTCGGCCCTCGCTGCTGGCTGCGATCGCTGACCACCCTCTCCGCCGTACCGCGGCCGGCAGCACGCCGTCATCGGCGCGCCCCCTCCAACTGCGCCGATGGCGGCCCCTCTCTGGTTACGGTGCACTCCCTTGACTGGCAGAAACTTCCCGGTTATTGGTGACTTCTCGGAAGTTTCCTTCAGCGCACCACCTCCGGAAGGAGCGCACGTGCCCGACACCAGCACGGGAAGCACGGGAAGCACCGCAACACCTTCAAGACGTACGGTCCTCGCGGCCACCGCCGGCGTCACCACCGCCCTGGCCGTCGGCGGCAGCGCGCACGCCGGCGCCCCGGACGACAGGAAACTGCGCGCCCTCATCGCCCGGATGACCCTGCCGGAGAAGGTCGGCCAGCTCTTCGTCATGCGGGTCTACGGCCACTCGGCGACCACCCCCGACCAGGCCGACATCGACGCCAACCTCAAGGAGATCGGCGTCCGGACGGCCGCCGAGATGGTCGCCAAGTACCGGGTGGGCGGCATCATCTACTTCACCTGGGCGCACAACACCCGCACTCCGCACCAGATCGCCGACCTGTCCAACGGCATCCAGAGGGCGTCCCTCACCCAGCCCCGCGGCCTGCCCGTCCTCGTCTCCACCGACCAGGAGCACGGCATCGTCTGCCGCGTCGGCGAGCCCGCCACCCTCTTCCCGGGCGCCATGGCCATCGGGGCGGGCGGCTCACGCGCCGATGCCCGCACCCTCGGCCGGATCGCCGGACAGGAACTCAGAGCGCTCGGCATCCGGCAGAACTACTCCCCCGTGGCCGATGTGAACGTCAACCCGGGCAACCCGGTGATCGGCGTCCGTTCCTTCGGCGCCGAACCGGACGCGGTGGCCGGCATGGTCGCCGCCGAGGTGGCCGGATATCAGCGCTCCCGGCAGATCGCGGCCACCGCCAAGCACTTCCCGGGCCACGGCGACACGGCCGTCGACAGCCACTACGGCTTCCCCGTCATCACGCACACCCGTGAGCAGTGGGAGACCCTGGACGCACCGCCCTTCCGGGCCGCCGTCCGCGCCGGCATCGACTCGATCATGACCGCGCACATCATGGTCCCGGCCCTCGACGACTCCGGCGACCCGGCCACCCTCTCCCACTCGATCCTCACCGGCATCCTGCGCGAGGAGTTGGGCTACGACGGCGTGGTGGTCACGGACTCCCTCGGCATGGAGGGCGTACGGACGAAGTACGGCGACGACCGCGTCCCCGTCCTCGCGCTCAAGGCGGGCGTGGACCAGCTCCTCAATCCTCCGTCCCTCGACATCGCGTGGAACGCGGTCCTCAAGGCCGTCCAGGAAGGCGAGTTGACCGAGGCGCGGCTCGACGAGTCGATCCTGCGGATCCTGCGACTGAAGGCGAAGCTGCGGCTGTTCGAGGAGCCGTACGTCAGCCAGGGCGGGGTCGACCGGCACGTCGGGACCGCATCCCACCTCAGGACCGCCGACCGCATCGCCGAGCGGACGACGACCCTGCTGGTCAACGAGGGGGCACTGCTCCCGCTGTCCCGCCGCACCCACCCCGAGGTCCTCGTCGTCGGCGCCGACCCGGCCTCCCCGTCCGGCACGACGGGACCGCCGACCGGCGTGCTCGCCGCCGCCCTCACCGAGCTGGGCTTCACGGCGACCGCCCTGTCCACGGGTACGGCACCCTCCGCCGCCACCGTCGCCAGGGCAGTCGAGGCGGCCCGGACGGCGGACGCGGTGGTGGTCGGGACGTACAACGTCACGGCGAGCAGCACACAGAAGGCGCTGGTCGAGCAGCTCCTCGCGACGGGCAAGCCGGTGGTGGCGGTCGCGATCCGCAACCCGTACGACGTGGCCCACCTGCCCGCCGTCCCCGCCTGCTTGGCCTCGTACTCCTGGACCGACGTCGAGCTGCGGGCGGCCGCGCGGGTGATCGCCGGGCGGGTGGCACCGCGCGGGAGGCTGCCGGTGCCGGTGCAGCGGGCGGACGATCCGGCGCGGGTGCTGTATCCGGTCGGGCACGGGCTGACGTACGGGAGCAGCTAGCGCCCCGTAGCACTTTGTACGTAGTGCCCGTACGCGAAATACCGATCCCACTCACCCCTAACCAGCCCAAAGGACCCCACACGCCTGGCGTGGCCCGTGATCGCGGGCCACGCTGGACGGGGGTACCGGGGGGAGTGCAATGCGCGGGAGATGTGCCGTTGGGGTGGTCTGTGCGTTTCTGGTGCTGCTCATCCCGCTGTTGACGGGGTGTCAGAGCCGGTCGGGGGCGGCGGGGGAAGCGGACGGGCGGCTCGACAAGACCGCGAGCGAGCAGCAGGTGGCGCCGACCCTGCCCGCCGGATACGGCGTGGTGTTCCTCGGCGTCGACGAGTGCAGTTCCTTCGGTACGTCGAGCTTCACCGAGGTGTCCTGCACCAGTGAGCGGGCGGCGGCGCGGGTCGTGGCGCGACACGACGGAAAGGCGGGCGACGGGCCGCTGTGCCCCGGGACCACGGACTTCGTCCTCCACATCAGCCAGCAGAGCCGCACGTCCGACGAGGACGGAGACGGCGCGATCCCGCAGGGCTACGCCTGCATGCGCAACCTCACTTCGCCCCACCCCGGCGACCCCGGCGGCGGAGGCGGCCCCCGCACGATCGTCGGCGACTGCGTCTACGGCTCCGGCGACGGCCAGGTCCGCGAGACGTCGTGCGACGGCAACGGCGAGCAGAAGCCGCAGTACAAGGTGACCAGGTCCGTCGGCAAGCGGGCCCACTGCCCCCCGTCGACGGCCCTGTACGTCCA contains the following coding sequences:
- a CDS encoding ABC transporter substrate-binding protein, whose translation is MSELSEPALSRALLIGAHSFADPGLEPLPAVSRNLTRLAELLGDPSVWGLAPDHVRMLPEPDRDQALEEVARLADEAEDTLLVYYAGHGFVHELSNELYLGLPRTNPRLLYSALRYQDIRELLLAPQARARRKVVILDCCWSGLALHGAMSSSGLGGMSDISGTFVLTATSETRTALAPPGERYTAFTGELIGALEKGIPQAPPLLTMMTLYQHLYGSLTAKGMPKPQQRNGNTAGAIALARNRYRPPEPPPPPPEGTSTKDEPADDAPAENAAGTAGSSAVRGRRRRLSRRTVVVVSTVLVAALGMLPLMLDSVFGEGARGGSSDGGGSGNSGNSGDTKNKLTVGIGVSVPLSGDLAELGKGIKNSAELAVEKANKDDFVPGVTFKVQALDDKAQPATGQVNATKFVADSDVVGVVGPFNASVANPMQEVFVQAHLPQVSPANSAPELTLGADWLDGPRSRPYDTYFRTVVNDMAQGPAAAGYLHEWDGRRRAFVIDDKQVYGHSLAETFKTAFREEGGRIVGESQVDDDQRAFTEEVKQARAADADVVYFGGSYEGGAALSKQLHAADPGIRVAGGDVLCSSDYISEAGSGAVGDICTVGGVVAERLDSAKPFITDYEKAGYSTPYGPYGGYAYDATWALIRAFKEGVHITGGELPPTARGDLRKAVQAVAFDGVMGRVGFDRYGDAITRRVQVYQVRGGRWSGV
- a CDS encoding sugar phosphate isomerase/epimerase family protein; translation: MKLAFSTLGVPGLPLPDVLRLATAHGYHGVELRTHPEEPVHTGLDAAQRADVVGDFKAAGIELLGLAGYARVAAPGDDGPVIEEIRTLLDLAHDLGAGFVRVFPGADPEQSRQSADAIAARRLGTAAEYAADMGVRILLETHDSHRTGADAIRVLGLVGHRHVGSLWDVMHTWLGGEQPSESYAALSPYLGYVQVKDIASADDTTPLPLGTGVLPLAECVEVLSRHGWDGWLCWEYEKRWYEAAAPLDGLLDAGREHLSRLLNESA
- a CDS encoding MFS transporter codes for the protein MSLARTLIDVRPLRTSPAFRRLLIGRTVSVLGSFMTMVTVMFQVWDMTHSAVWSGAVGLAQALPLVGVGLLAGSWVDRGDRRRIFLVATVGQAVCVLLLAVQGFTGHVPVAGILALVAAGSCFGAVGGPAAGVFVPRLLPKEQVAAGLALNQVTGQAMMLLGPALGGLFLGWFGIGVCYLLDALSFGVAFYGAFGLPALPPEGEPARAGLHGVLDGLRFLAGNRVVRGALITDLAATILSMPVSLFPLINAERFGGNPRTLGLFLSAVAVGGVTATALSGSLTRLGRPGLVMLCGAASWGTALALFGLTTSPWAGLGLLVVAGAADALSVVSRSTIVQTRTPDALLGRVTAAEQIVGQAGPHLGNLRGGLVAGWSSGATALVTGGLLCVLAVAYVGASTPELRDGAATADGP
- a CDS encoding alpha/beta hydrolase, whose product is MTAYLILHGWQNRRPKDHWQHWLADRLTELGHQVDHPQLPDPDDPELEVWLEELARHLGGLDARSEAGSEAGSETGQERVVVAHSLSAVLWLHAVARGLPGLDAVDRVLLVAPPSGAVLARHPEVARFAPPPLEFTLPGPTRLVAGDDDPYCEEGADTLYGRPLDLPTDILPGAAHLDLDAGYGPWPAVLGWCLDPTAPLTARPR
- a CDS encoding LysR family transcriptional regulator, translated to MEPLSESFSIDLRRLTVLRELQRRGSLARTAQALHLTPSAVSQQIAALAREAGVPLTQRKGRGVRLTGQARVLLAHADLIAAQLERARADLAAYGDGGRGSVTIGCFSSAILGLLPEALTALRERLPHVRVDVVEAEPPDLFTALDGGEVDVAVAVDFAATPPYADRRYHRIDLCTDVLDIAVPSGHRLADGDRVDLRELATEPWIVGDARSCCGAVARSVCAAAGFTPDIRHAVNDWGALAALVEAGQGVALIPRLVHPLYAHRRIALLTTRGTPPSRNVFAAVRTGAEGDPVLAAVRNQLSVSARELTTPAPA
- the aroA gene encoding 3-phosphoshikimate 1-carboxyvinyltransferase → MPAVDVPGSKSITARALFLAAAADGVTTLRRPLRSDDTEGFAEGLVRLGYRVGRTPGTWQVDGRPQGPAAAEADVYCRDGATTARFLPTLAATGHGTYRFDASPQMRRRPLLPLTRALRDLGVDLRHAEKEGHHPLTVTAAGVEGGGVTLDAGQSSQYLTALLLLGPMTRKGLRITVTDLVSVPYVEITIAMMRAFGVEVRREGNVFVVPPGGYRATTYAVEPDASTASYFFAAAAVTGGEVTVPGLGEGALQGDLGFVDVLRRMGAQVSVGTESTTVRGTGELRGVTVNMRDISDTMPTLAAIAPFASGPVRIEDVANTRVKECDRLEACAENLRRLGVEVTTGPDWIEIQPGTPAGTQVKTYGDHRIVMSFAVTGLRTPGISFDDPGCVRKTFPHFHEEFGALRARL
- a CDS encoding glycoside hydrolase family 3 protein, whose amino-acid sequence is MPDTSTGSTGSTATPSRRTVLAATAGVTTALAVGGSAHAGAPDDRKLRALIARMTLPEKVGQLFVMRVYGHSATTPDQADIDANLKEIGVRTAAEMVAKYRVGGIIYFTWAHNTRTPHQIADLSNGIQRASLTQPRGLPVLVSTDQEHGIVCRVGEPATLFPGAMAIGAGGSRADARTLGRIAGQELRALGIRQNYSPVADVNVNPGNPVIGVRSFGAEPDAVAGMVAAEVAGYQRSRQIAATAKHFPGHGDTAVDSHYGFPVITHTREQWETLDAPPFRAAVRAGIDSIMTAHIMVPALDDSGDPATLSHSILTGILREELGYDGVVVTDSLGMEGVRTKYGDDRVPVLALKAGVDQLLNPPSLDIAWNAVLKAVQEGELTEARLDESILRILRLKAKLRLFEEPYVSQGGVDRHVGTASHLRTADRIAERTTTLLVNEGALLPLSRRTHPEVLVVGADPASPSGTTGPPTGVLAAALTELGFTATALSTGTAPSAATVARAVEAARTADAVVVGTYNVTASSTQKALVEQLLATGKPVVAVAIRNPYDVAHLPAVPACLASYSWTDVELRAAARVIAGRVAPRGRLPVPVQRADDPARVLYPVGHGLTYGSS